Proteins from one Choloepus didactylus isolate mChoDid1 chromosome 4, mChoDid1.pri, whole genome shotgun sequence genomic window:
- the LOC119532505 gene encoding zinc finger protein 596-like, with translation MLSMQHICRKDIFTIIPLKPNSNTQENGIMCSELPEDFTQPVLNHKGKKTYFSNLFGKPLNDQSSFNQQKHFCTRSKSYECLLIGKFFVESSVLTQYNGTYIGEKLYEYHLCEKASTHNSGIRVHERPHTGENPYECHLHEKALSHFCTLRQHERTHIGKKPYECHLCGKAFTRFSALTPHERTHTGEKPYECCLCGKAFIRCSVLRDHERTHTGEKHDCLLCGKAFTYLSSLKQHKRTHTGEKTYGCLQCGKAFTQYDHLSQHERTHTGEKHDCHLCGKAFTYLSFLKRHERTHSGEKPYECHLCGKVFSHYSSLRRHERTHWRATL, from the exons atgcTCTCCATGCAACATATCTGCAGGAAAGACATATTTACAATCATACCATTG AAACCAAATTCTAATACTCAAGAAAATGGAATTATGTGTAGTGAATTGCCAGAAGATTTTACTCAACCTGTGTTAAATCACAAGGGAAAGAAAACCTACTTTAGCAATCTATTTGGGAAACCCCTCAATGACCAGTCATCTTTTAATCAACAAAAGCATTTTTGCACTAGAAGTAAATCATATGAATGTCTTCTAATTGGTAAATTCTTTGTTGAAAGCTCTGTCCTTACACAATACAATGGAACTTACATTGGAGAGAAACTCTATGAATATCATCTGTGTGAGAAAGCCTCCACTCATAATTCTGGCATCAGAGTACATGAGAGACCTCATACTGGAGAGAATCCTTATGAATGTCACCTACATGAGAAAGCCTTATCTCATTTCTGTACcttgagacaacatgagagaactcacattggaaagaaaccatatgaatgccatctatgtgggaaagccttcactcgaTTTTCTGCCCTTACAcctcatgagagaactcacactggagagaaaccttatgaatgttgtctctgtgggaaagccttcattcgATGTTCTGTCCTTAGAgatcatgagagaactcacactggagagaaacatgATTGTCTtctctgtgggaaagcctttacttATCTCTCTTCTCTGAAACAACacaagagaactcacactggtgaGAAAACATATGGATGTCTtcagtgtgggaaagccttcactcaatATGATCACCTGAgtcaacatgagagaactcacactggagagaaacatgattgtcatctgtgtgggaaagcctttacttATCTCTCTTTCCTGAaacgacatgagagaactcacagtggagagaaaccatatgaatgccatctatgtgggaaagtcttctctCACTATTCTTCCCTTAGaagacatgagagaacacacTGGAGAGcaaccttatga